A single genomic interval of Helianthus annuus cultivar XRQ/B chromosome 6, HanXRQr2.0-SUNRISE, whole genome shotgun sequence harbors:
- the LOC110942093 gene encoding F-box protein CPR1-like: MSDNIPFEIQSEIIKRLPVISLIQFRTVSKPWKSLIDSSPFINHYSTQNKQKQRLLVTYDDPLDSETKYVSIADEDDTFPHQKLSYSFPLLANVLQHSSIIGTSHGLVCLYGSDDSGKDMAVVCNLSIRKAVGVIVPNLPSGTTYGIVVGFGVCGETTDPKIVKITYVIDRWIDIESVSSIPWQVEVFTLSTGAWRAPYSNSLPSRSFHFNMDSVVIDGVLYWLALDGINTGRGRIYYNLIVTFDLTSEEFGEIHLPDSLANADDYNLSISKVRKSLVVIKTFMNDEGFGVWVMLDSVPKSFVRIFTIKSPDLSVKGFRKNGELIIESVERHPGQRDSSVLVAFDPDSKDINDFEINASAYSSCVYPHIETLLLLDQPDFVIYDQGKATLQSGELQA, encoded by the coding sequence ATGTCAGACAACATACCATTCGAAATCCAATCGGAAATCATCAAAAGACTTCCCGTCATATCGTTGATTCAATTCCGAACCGTCTCCAAACCCTGGAAGTCTCTCATCGACAGCTCTCCTTTCATCAACCATTATAGCACCCAAAACAAGCAGAAGCAACGTCTGCTTGTAACCTACGATGACCCACTTGATTCAGAgacaaaatatgtttcaattgcTGATGAAGACGACACGTTCCCCCACCAGAAGCTCTCCTACTCTTTTCCCCTGTTGGCTAACGTACTTCAACATTCTTCCATAATTGGTACCTCTCACGGGTTGGTATGTTTGTACGGCTCTGATGATTCTGGAAAGGACATGGCTGTTGTTTGTAATCTTTCTATTAGAAAAGCAGTTGGTGTTATTGTGCCTAATCTGCCAAGTGGGACTACATACGGAATAGTTGTAGGTTTTGGGGTTTGTGGTGAGACTACGGACCCTAAGATAGTCAAGATTACATATGTTATTGATAGGTGGATCGATATAGAAAGTGTAAGTAGCATCCCGTGGCAAGTTGAGGTTTTTACATTGAGCACGGGGGCTTGGAGAGCTCCGTATAGCAACAGTCTCCCAAGTAGATCATTTCACTTTAATATGGATTCGGTAGTCATAGACGGAGTTCTTTATTGGCTTGCTCTTGATGGGATTAATACTGGTCGTGGTCGTATCTATTATAACCTGATTGTTACATTTGATTTGACAAGTGAAGAATTTGGAGAAATACACCTCCCGGACAGTTTAGCCAACGCGGACGATTATAATTTGTCCATCTCTAAGGTAAGGAAGTCTCTTGTTGTGATTAAAACCTTTATGAATGATGAAGGTTTCGGTGTGTGGGTGATGCTAGATAGTGTCCCGAAGTCATTTGTAAGGATATTCACAATTAAATCGCCAGATTTATCTGTCAAGGGATTTAGGAAGAACGGTGAACTTATAATTGAAAGTGTAGAACGTCATCCTGGACAGCGTGATAGTTCAGTGCTTGTGGCTTTTGACCCCGATTCAAAAGACATCAATGATTTTGAGATTAATGCTTCCGCCTATTCATCTTGTGTGTATCCTCACATTGAAACACTACTTCTGCTTGATCAACCAGATTTCGTTATTTATGACCAAGGTAAAGCAACATTGCAAAGCGGAGAGCTACAAGCATAA